The following DNA comes from Desulfobaculum xiamenense.
TCCGAAACTCTCTCCCTATCGCGAACGCATCCGCGACAACGTGGCCCGGCTGCTGCGCATCGACGCACAGCGCGTCAACTTCAAGGCCACCACCGAGGAAGGTCTCGGCTTTACCGGCGAGAAGCTCGGCATCAAGGCTGTGGCCTGCGTCACGGCGCTTCGCCACGGTTAATCGCCATTCACGGCTGTTGCGCCCGCAAACTGGCATTTCCCCCAACGCTTTGACGCATGGGGGCATTTGGTGCATGATGCCACCCCTGTCAGACATTGGCGCAATCACCGCGCACAGCACGGAAAACGACAACAAACAGACCGAGTGATACCGGAGTACGGCCCATGCAGCTCTACAATACGATGACCCGCCAGAAGGAAGAGTTCACACCGCTCAGGGACAACCATGTCCGCATGTACGCCTGCGGCATAACCGCCTACGACTACTGTCACATCGGTCATGCCCGATCCGCCGTGGTCTTCGACGTGCTCGTGCGCCACCTCCGCCATCTCGGCTACGATGTCGTCTTCGCCCGCAACTTCACTGACGTGGACGACAAGATCATCAACCGCGCCAACGAGAACGGCGAAGACCCCATGGCCCTCGCCCTGCGCTTCATTGCCGCGTTCCACGAGGACATGGACCGGCTGAACGTCCTGCGCGCCGACATCGAACCCAAGGCCACCGAGCATATCGACGAAATGCTCGCCCTGACCTCGAAGCTCATCGAGACCGGCCACGCCTACGCCACGCCCTCCGGCGACGTGTACTTCCGCGTGCGGTCCTTCGACGCCTACGGCAAGCTCTCCGGCCGCGACGTGGACGAGATGCGCTCCGGCGCACGTGTGCAGCCCGGCGACGAGAAGGAAGACCCGCTGGACTTCGCCCTGTGGAAAGCCGCCAAACCCGGCGAACCCACGTGGGACAGCCCGTGGGGCCCCGGACGCCCCGGCTGGCACCTCGAATGCTCCGCCATGAGCGACAAGCACCTCCAGCTTCCCTTCGACATTCACGGCGGTGGGCAGGACCTCATCTTCCCGCACCACGAGAACGAAATCGCCCAGTCCGAGGCCGCCACGGCTACTGAAATGGCCCGCTTCTGGGTGCACAACGGCTTTGTGCAGGTCAACTCCGAGAAGATGTCCAAGTCGCTTGGCAACTTCTCCACCATCCGCGACATTCTGGAGTCCTACCTGCCCGAGACGCTGCGCTACTTCCTGCTGACCAAGCACTACCGCAGCCCCATCGATTTCACGCCCGACAACATGCTTGAGTCCGAAAAGAACCTCAAGCGCATCTACACCGCCCGCTGCGAAATCCGCGCGGCCCTCACCCGCGAGAAGTGGTCCGGTGCGCAGTTGCCCGCTGAGATCACCGAGGAACTGGCGCACATCGAAGCCGAATGGACCCGCGCCATGGATGACGACATCAACACGGCAGCCGCGCTTGGCCATGTGTTCGGTCTCGTCCGCCTTGCCGGTCGCGTGGCCGAGGACAAGACCATGCGCAAAAGCGAAGGCGCGCGTGTTCTGTGGAATCGCGTCCAGTATTTGCTGTCCTCGTGGGGCACGGTGCTCGGCGTGTTCAATCAGGACCCGGACGAATTCCTCGCCGCGCTTCGCACCATGAAGATTCGCCGCAACAGGATTGACCTCAGTCAGGTCGAGGAACTGCTCGCTCGCCGCGCCAAGGCCCGGGCGGACAAGGATTTCGCCACCTCCGACGCCGTGCGCGACGAACTCGCCGCCATGGACATCGAGGTGAAGGACACCCCCGCCGGGCAGGAATGGGACGTCATCTAACCGCCCAAAGACATGACACATCAAAGCGCCCGTCTCCCATGGAGGCGGGCGCTTTTCATTTTCCCTGCCGAGCGCGGCGCTCGTGCGCGCGAACCCTGTCCACCGCATCGAAAATGGAGTAGGTTGAAGGATACGCCCAAGGACTCCAACGTATTTCGGACACCTGAACCAAGCGCAGGTGAATGTGCCACGAAAGAGAGCCCTCGCCACATCCGCCCCGCCATGCAAGGTTTCGCGTCGATTCCTTTCTCTCCTGCTGGCGTTGACTAGCGCATTCCTGTGCGCAATCGAGCTGCCGGGGGTTCGAACGGCTACAGCGCAGGAGATTACCACGGCCGCCGTGCCGAGATATTTCCCACCCCACTATGACACGGACGAAAAGGGCAACCCCGTCGGCTTCGCCATCGACGTCATGAATGCCATAGCGAAACGGGCAGGTCTGACCGTCCACTACAGCGTCTACGACAACTGGGACCTCGCCCAGACGGCCCTCAAGACAGGACAGGCGCAGGTCATTCCGAACATGGGCATCACGAGCCGTCGCTCCGAGTACGCCGAATTCACCTCGCCCCTCGAAACCTTCGAAATCTCATATTTCATCCGCGCCTCCGCGCCAGACATCAACACGCTGGAGGACCTCGAAGGCAGACGTATAGGCACGGTTCAAGCCAACGTCGGGCACTCCATCGTCTCGTCCAGCCCCGCGTTCGTCGAAGTGATGACGGATGACCTGCGCGATCTCGTCCTTCTGCTGCTTTCTGGGCAGGTGGACGCGATCATCTATCCGGCCCCCCTCGTATGGCGCATGGCCCGCATGCTCGGCATCGAGGACCGCATCGCCTCGCTTGAACCTCCCGCCATGGAAGTCAAACGCGCCATGGCAGTGGCCCGTGGAAACACCGCGCTGCTCGTCGCGCTGGACCGCGAGGTGCGCCACTTCGTCACCGAGGACGAATTCGAGCACATCTACGTGAAATGGTATGGAAGAAAAACTCCCTACTGGTCCGCCCAGCGCATCCTACTCATCTCGGGCGGGCTGATCTTCCTCACGGCGATGACGCTACTCCTGTGGCGCTATCGCTCCGTCTGCGCCATCAACAGAAAACTCGTCCAGAGCATGGCCGAACGCGACGCCGCGCAAAAGGCACTGGCGCTTCGCGAGCACCAGTACAGCCTCGTCGCCCAAAACCTCATGGAAGGAATCTGGGTTGTGGACAAGCAGGACAGCACCATATTCGTCAATTCACGCATGGCCGAAATGCTCGGCCTCGACGAATCGCGACTTCTCTCTACCAAACTGCAGGCCTTTCTGCCCGAAGACGAAAGGCTACCAGCCAAGGAGCGCCTGCAAGCCCTACGCGAAGGCCACGGCGGCACATACGATGTGGAATTGCGCAGGGCGGACGGCACCATCTTCCCCACGCGGCTCGTCACCGCGCCGATCCAAAACGAAACGGGCGAGTATGACGGAACGCTTGCCTGTGTGCTCGACATGTCCGAAACCGTAAAGCGTATGAAGGAATTGCGCGTAGCCCAAACGACGTTATCTGCCGCCAGCCGCACGCAATCCGAATTCCTCGCCATGATGAGCCACGAAATCCGCACCCCCCTCAACGGGCTATTGAGCATGCTCCAACTGCTCGACAAGACACGCCTGGACAAGGAACAGCGCGGCTTCGTCGACAACGCCTTGCGTGCCGGGCGTGGACTCATCACCCTGCTCAACGACGTGCTCGACATTTCGCGCCTCGCTCCCGACACGCTCACCGTCCGCTCGGAACCTCTGTCCATTGCGGAAACGCTAAAGACCGTCGTGGACAGCTTCGCACCCGAAGCCACAACCAAAGGCCTTACGCTCGGTTGGGACATGGCTCCCAACATACCGGACCGGGTGTACGGCGATGCGCAGAAACTCCGGCAGGTCCTGTTCAATCTTCTGGGAAACGCCATCAAATTCACGGAGCGCGGAGGGGTGGTCATCATGGCCAACGCGCTACCCTATCGCCCGAATCAGCGGCTCGTAATCCATATCTTCGTGGCGGACACAGGCATAGGATTCAGCGAAAATCGCCTTGAGACCAGCTTTGATCTTCAGGAAGGCTCATCTCCAGAGCACTGCCTCGGGCTTGGGATCGTAAAGCGCATGATCAGTCTAATGGGCGGAACGCTGTCCGTGGAATCGGCCGAAACGCAGGGAACCACTGTCCATTTCACGTTCCAGGTCGATATTCCGGCCGCCCCGCCGTACGAGGTCATTGAGGACGTCCCGGCCGTCATGCCCGAGATTCTCCCCTGCATCCTCGTGGCCGAGGACGATAGGCTCAGCCGCATCGCGCTGGAGCGATTCCTGACACACCTTGGCTACCCGTTCCGCAGCGTGACCACGGGAAAGGAAGTTCTGGACCTGTTGGCGCAGGAAGAATTCGGTTGCATCCTGATGGACGTTCAGATGCCGGTGCTTGATGGGCTTCAGACGACACGGATCATTCGGGAGCGGCTCGACCTGGGCGACAAGGCGCAAATCCCCATCGTCGCCCTCACGGCGTTTGCCATGGAAGGCGACAGGGACCGCTTCATCGCGGCTGGCATGAACGACTATCTGCCCAAACCCGTCGAACTGGAAGAACTGGAAAGACTGCTCGCGAACATCGCCGCGGCAAATGGGACATTCCCGGTGGAAAACTAAGCGGCCCGTAACTGAGCGGCCCGAAAATGAAAAAAGAATCGGGAGCCGCTACCCCTTCCCGAAGAGACTCGTCTGGAGATCGACGATGGTGCGCGCCCCGCGCCCGCCCGAGGCAGGCCCGACAATGGGACCGTACCCGAGGCGCTGCGCCTGCTTGAGCCGAATGTCATGACTGGTGACCGGGCGAATCTGCCCGTTCAAATCCACCTCGCCCCAGACCACAGCCCCCTCCGGCAACGCCCTGTCGTAGAAGGACGACAGCACGGCGGCCACGATGCCCGCATCGAGGCCGGGGTCCGTCATCTTCAGTCCCCCGCCGATCTTGGTGTAGATGTCCACCTGCGACAGATTGAGCCGCAGACGCTTTTCGAGCACGGCCAGCAGCAGATGCAGCCGGTTGGCATCGAATCCTAGGGCCGTGCGGCGCGGAATGGCCAGAAACGACTTGCTGACCAGCGCCTGCACTTCCACCGCGAAGGGACGCTGCCCGTCGATGGCCATGACCAGCGCCGTGCCGGACAGGCCGGGGTTGCGATCCTGAAGGAAGAACGTGGACGGATCATGCACGACCTCCATGCCGGAACCGCGCATCTCGAAGACCACCATCTCGTGACTCGGGCCGAAGCGGTTCTTCATGACGCGCAGGATGCGGTACAGATGCCGCCTGTCGCCTTCGAGAGACAGCACCGTGTCCACCATGTGTTCGAGGAGCTTCGGGCCAGCAATCTGGCCGTCCTTGGTGACATGGCCGACAAGGATGAGCGTTGCGCCGTTGCTCTTGGCCGCCTCGATGAGCGACGTCGAAACCGCGCGCACCTGACTGACGCTGCCGGGAAGGCCTTCGACGTCATCGGAGGACAAGGTCTGCACGGAGTCCACGATCATGAGATCAGGACGATCCGGACCGCCGATGGCGGCCAGCGCGTCTTCGAGCCGTGTGGTGGAAAGGGCCAGCAAATCGGGCGGAGACGCCACCAGACGCTTCGCGCGGGCATGGACCTGACCGAGGGATTCCTCGGCGGAAAGATAAAGCGCTCGCCTGCCGCTACGGCTGATGCTCGCCGCGAGCTGGAGCAGAAGCGTGGACTTGCCGATGCCGGGATCGCCCGCAAGCAGCACGACGCCACCGGGCATGAGTCCCTTACCGAGCACCTGATCCAGCGCGTCGAGCCCACTGGAATACGGCACCGCGCGCTCCTCGGAAAAATCCGCAAGGGCGACCGGCGCATGAATGGCTCCCGCTGCGGCCTGCCGCGCGGTACCGGCCTTGCGCGGAGCGGTCTGCTCCGCCAGGCAATTCCACATGCCGCAGTGCGGGCACTGCCCCTGCCAGCGCGGAGAAACGCTCCCGCACTCGGAACAGACGTAGACGCTTTTCTTCTTCATGATGATGTACGCAATGGGCGGGCTGGGACGTTCGTGCCGGACGCGGACTACATGTCCACCGACTGGACGGCCACGACCTTGACCACGAACTCCGAAACGGCGTCGGAAGGCGAAAAGAACACGAACATAAACGGCGCTTCCTGTCCGGGCTGGAGATTCACGTTGTTGGACCCCACACCGGCTTCGTCGGTGAGGGCCTTCTCGATCTCCGCCTGATCCAGAACCTGAAGCTGGAACAGGGACAGGGTGTTCCCGCACAGCAGACGGCGGGAATCGAGCACGGCGTTCTTGTCGTCGAACAGGCTGGCCTCGACCTCGACAAGCTCCTTGGGAACCTCGAAACCGTTGATGGCGCGGCCCTCGATGACGAAGATGCGCCCGGCCTTCTCGTTGTCCACATAATACTGGCGGATGCTTTCAAGGGAGATGCGCTTGACCATCTCCTCCATCTGCTCGGCCTGCTCCATGGCAATCTCCTCCATGGCAGCCTTGCCGCCCAGAAACGCGGGGAGATACTGGGGAGCGAGAAAACGCAGGCCTGCATAGCTGCCACCGGCAAGCAGCGCAAAAATCATGAGCACGATGGCCACGGTCTTCGCACGACCGCCCTTGGCGGGCTTTGCGCCCTCATCGATATCAAAGGACAGGCTGCCGAGGCCTTCGAAGGATTCCTCCTCTCGCGCGGCATCCTTGCGAGCGGAAGGCTTTTCGGACGGTGCTTCGGACTTGCCCGCCTTTGGCGGGGCGGACGTGGGCGACAGGGTGAAGATATTCTCGCAGACGGTACAACGCACCTTGCGGCCCGCTGTCGCGAACTGTTCATCGAGATTGTACGTCGTGTGGCAATTCGGGCATTCTACGACCATATGTGAACCACTCTCCTTCAGCCCCCTCGCCCGGAGCCCTAGTCCTGTAACGCCAGCGGCAATGTCCGCCAGCTACTCGACGAGTTCGTAAATTCCGCCAAGCTCCCTGAATCGCTCCGCAAAATCCATTCCATACCCGACGATGTACCCTTTATCAATATGGAAACCCGGAAAGTCAACCTTTACGTCCACTTCGCGGCGTTCATACTTATCCACCAGCGCGGCCAACGCGAGGGCCTTCGGCTTGCGCTCCTCGAAGGTGCGCAGCAGGAAATCCATGGAATGCCCGGTATCGACGATGTCCTCGACGATGAGCACGTTCTTGTCCTTCAGGGTCGTCTCCACATCCTTGGAGAAGACCAGCTCTCCACTCTCGGTGCCACGGCCGTAGCTGGCCAGACGGACGAACTCAAGCTCAAGGTCAAGGTCGATGGTGCGCACGAGATCGGCAAAAAAGAGAAAACCGCCCTTGAGCACGCAGACGACGACGAGCGGCTCGCCGTTGAAGCGCTGGGTGATCTCGCGGCCGAGAACGGCGACCCTCTCCCGAATTTCCTCGGGAGTGATGACGACCTTCATGTTCTTTCCAGTCATATGTTCAACCTGTTTCCTTGGAGTTGTGACGTGTCATGCGCATGCGGAATCGAGCGACGGCCCGCTCACATAACCAGGAGCATGGCCGTCTCGTCGCAGTCGGGGAACTTGGGACAATTGAGACAGTCCGTCCACACCTTCTGCGGCAAAACGTCCTTTTCGACTTCCTCGAATCCGAGCCTCGCGAAAAAGCCGCTCACATACGTGAGAGTGAAGACCTTGTAAACCCCAAGCGTCACGGCCTCGGACAGGCAGGACTCCACGAGCTTGCGCCCGAAGCCCCGTCCCTTCAACTCCTCGACCACGGCAAGCGAGCGGATTTCGGCATGGTCGGCCCAGAAGATGGTCAGCGCGCAGCATCCGAGCACGCGCTCGTCGTCCCGGTCCACCAGCACATGGAAATCCCGCAGATGCGAATACAGGGAACTCAGCGAACGGGGCAGCAGTTGTCCCTTGGAGGCACACGACATGAGCAGGGCGTGAATGGCCTTCACGTCCTGCATCATTGCCTTGCGAATGTATGAACTCATTTCACTCTTTCCGGTTGAGAAGCTTATCGACAACGGGGGACAGTTCGTCCGCGGTAACCATGCCCTCATGATTCACGGCGAGTTTGCCCGCCGCATCGTAGACCATGATCCGCGGAATGCCCTCGATCCTGAAAAAACTGGTCACGGAATCGTCAGCTCGGCGGACGGGATAATTGAACTCCGTCCGGCCGAGAAATTCCGCATAGGCCTTCTCGTCGTCATCGAGGGACACGCCCAAAAGCAGCAGGTCCGCGTCGGAATAGCTTTCGCGAAGCTGCCGCAGTTCGGGAATCTCCGCCCTGCACGGCGGGCACCATGTAGCCCAGAAATTGACGACAACCACCCGCCCGCGGGCGGACCCCACTGCGCGGATGATATCCATCGCGGCCACGGTGTCCCGCTCGTTTCCGGGCAGTGCCGCAACTGCGGCATCCGCATGGGCCTGTCCGACGACAAAAGGAGCGGAAAAGCCGAGGAGCGCCGCTGAAAGCACCACCCCTCCGGCAAGCCGCTTCACAAATCCCTTGCGCATTCTCATGCTCCACGGCTCTCGGCCACGGCGCCGCTCAAGGCCTTGGCAACCTTCACAGCGTCCACAGCGTCGCGGGAATAACCGTCCGCGCCGATCCTGTCGGCATAATCCTGCGTAACCACCGCGCCGCCAACCATGACCTTGCAATTCAGGCCCTGCTCGCGCACAAGGTTCACGGTCTCCTCCATGCGGACCATGGTGGTGGTCATGAGCGCGGACAGGCCGATGACGGCCGCATTTTCGCGGCGCGCCGTCTCCACGATGCGCTCTGCGGGCACGTCCTTGCCAAGGTCGATGACCTCGAAGCCGTTGTTGCGCAGCATGAGGATGACGATGTTCTTGCCGATGTCGTGGATGTCGCCCTCCACCGTGGCCATGACCACCTTCACCCGTTCCTTGCCACCCGAAACGGCCTCAAGGTGCGGGCGCAGATGCTCGAAGGCGAGCTGCATGGTCTCGGCGGATTGCAGAAGCTGCGGCAGGAAGTATTCCTTGCGCTCGTACTTCTCGCCAACCTCGGTGATGGCCGGGATGAGGTCGCTATCGACGATCTCGAAGGGATCGCGGCCCTTGGCGAGCTCGGCCTCCACAAGTTCGACGACCTTCTCCGCCGCACCTGCGATGACGGCCTGCCCCGGAGTTTCCACGGGCGCGGCCGCACCGGCGAGGTGCGAATCGCGTCCCGGCAACGGACCGCCGGTCGGTTTCCACTCCGCGTAACCGGCCACGAAATCGCGAGCCTGCGGGTCCCGCGCGAGCAGCACCTCCGACGAGGAGAGGCTCTCCATGAGACGATTCGAACCGGGATTGGCAATGAAGGCCGAAAGGCCCTGCGTCATGCCCATCACGAGGAACGAGGCGTTGAGCAGTTCACGCGCGGGCAGACCAAAGGAAATGTTCGACAGACCACACACCGTGGCCAGATTCCATTCGTCACGGCAGTGGCGGATGACTTCGAGGCAGGCCTTGGCGGACTCCGGCTTGGACGATACGGTCAGCACCAGCGCGTCGACCATGATGAGCCGTCGCGGAACGCCGAGGTCGTCGGCCTCGCGCAGGAGCGACTCGATGACCGCGAGCCTGTCGGAGGCGGTCACGGGCAGCTTACGGCCCAGAAGCGGCAGCATGATGAACGGCGCGCCATAGTGCTTGCACAGCGGGCCGAGGGCCTGCATGCGGCCGGGTTCGCCACTAATGGAGTTGACGAGCGGTGAGCCGGGATACACGTCCAGCGCGGCGCGGATGGCGTCTGCGTTGGTGGAATCAAGGCACAGCGGAGCCTGCACGCGCGACACGAGGGCCGAGACGAGATCAGGCAGCAGCGTTTCCTCGCGTACCATGGGCGCGCCCACGTTCACATCAAGGATATGTGCGCCGCAGGCCAACTGCTCCTTGGCAAAACGGAAGGCTTCGGAGAACTGCCCGGCCTGAAGTTCGGCAGTGAGCTGCTTCTTGCCCGTGGGGTTGATGCGCTCGCCGATGACCTTGCTGCGTCGATGCGGCGACACGGCCACGGACTGCGCGCGCGAGGTCAGCACGAGGCAGTCGCGCTCTGGCGGTTCGGGCAGCGACCACGCCACGTCCTCGAACACCTTCGAGGCGCAGCGGATATGCTCCGGCGTGGTGCCGCAGCAACCGCCGATGGCCTTGGCCCCAAGCGCCACGAAAGGCTTTATCTGCTCAGCGAAGGTCTCGGGGTCCAGCCGGAATACGGTGCGGCCGTCCTCAAGCTCGGGCAGGCCGGCGTTGGGCTGGGCGAAGAACGGAGTGGACAGGCGCGGCAGCATGGCGCGCACCACCTCAAGCATACCTTCGGGACCGGCGGAACAGTTGGTGCCGATGAGCTCGACGCCGAGGTTCTGCATGGTGTCGATGAAGGTCAGCGGGCGGGTGCCCGTCAGGCTGACGCCATCCTCGAAGGTCATGGACACGGCCACGGGCAGGTCGCACACTTCACGGGCGGCGATAACGGCGGCCCTGCATTCGGCGAGGTCGAACTGCGTCTCGATGATGAGCAGGTCCGCTCCGCCTTCGCTCAGGCCGCGAATCTGCCGCTTGAAGGCCTCGACGAGGTCGCGGAAGTCCACGTCGCCAAGCGGACGACAGAACTTTCCGGTGGGGCCGATGTCACCCGCGACGAAGGCGCGGTCTCCGGCGGCCTGCCGGGCCACGGCGGTCATCTCGCGGTTGAAGGAGACGACTTCCAGACCGGCGTCGAGCTTGAAATCCGTACCACCGAAGGTATTGGTGGTGACAACACGCGCTCCGGCGTTTATGTATTCACGATGAATGTCGGCAACGATATCGGGATTGGCGAGGCCGAACGCTTCGGGTGACTGGCCGGGCTTCAGTCCCCGGGCCTGCAGAAGCGTCCCCATGCCGCCATCGAAGGCGAACATGCGGCTTTCCTTGAGGAAACGGCGAAAATCAGGCAACGTCATGCTCCGTTTTTGCGGGTTGACAGCGAGAACGGGTTACGCCCGCCAAGCGCGGATTCCGAGGCTTGCCGGGCCTGTGTTGTGTACTTAAAAACATTGAAAGTGACAAACAAAAACTATATCGTTCCCGGACCCCGAAAGGGGCACGAAACCTGCTAACGGCAGCCGTCATCCGCCGCATTTCACGGCGACGGCCCGCCCGGAAAGGCGGCTTTCGCAACACGGACCGCCATGGTCGCGACTAACGATGGAAGATCATACCATAATAGACGAAAACGACATCGAGTTCGAATCCGAAGATGACGCCATCGAAGGCGAATCCGAAGACATCGTCGAAGGCGAGTGGGAACACCCTGCCGACGACGATGACGACGATTCGCACGAGAAGGCGCTCACTCTCGTCGGCAGTTCGGACATCATGCCCCGCGATCCGCTCAGGCTCTACCTGCGCGAGATCAGCCGCTTCCCCCTGCTCGCCCCCGAGGAGGAGTTGGAACTCGCCCGCCGTGTGCGCGACGAGGGCGACAACGAAGCCGCGTTCCGGATCGTGTCGTCCCATCTGCGCCTTGTGGTGAAGATCGCCATGGAATTCCAGCGCCGCTGGATGCAGAACGTTCTGGACCTCATCCAGGAGGGCAACGTCGGCCTCATGCGGGCCGTCCAGAAGTTCGACCCCGAGAAGGGCATCAAGTTCTCCTACTACGCGGCGTTCTGGATCAAGGCCTACATCCTGAAATTTATCATGGACAACTGGCGTCTGGTCAAGATCGGCACCACGCAGTCGCAGCGCAAGCTCTTCTACAACCTCAACAAGGAACGGCAGCGCCTGCAGAATCTGGGCTTCGACCCGGACACCGCGACACTGTCCAAGAACCTCGGCGTGGCCGAGGACGTCATCATTGAAATGGACCAGAGACTCGCCCGGCAGGACATGTCGCTCAACGTCCCGCTTGGCGAGGACGGCGGCGCGTCGCGCATGGACTTTCTCCCCGCGCTCGAACAGGGCATCGAGGACAACGTCGCGCAGGACGAGATCAGCGCCATGGTCCGCAAACACATTCAGGCCATCCTTCCCCAGTTGAGCGACAAGGAACGGGACATTCTCGCCTCGCGGCTGTTGACCGACGAACCGGCCACCCTGCGCGAGATTGGCGAGAAGTACGACATCACCCGCGAGCGCGTGCGCCAGATCGAGGCCCGCCTACTCGAAAAGCTCCGGAAGCACATGGCCGAACACATCTCCGACTTCTCGGACGACTGGATCCACACCGATGAATGAAACACTGCGCAGAATGAAGAACGAGGCGAAGATTCTTGCGGCGAAGCAGATTCTTCCGGGCTTTTATCAGGAGTGCTCCGCCGAGCTGCACTACAGCAACCGGAACTTCTTCGATCATCCCATGATCCTGCGCCTGCAGGAAGACGTGATCCCCTTCCTCTACGATGATGCGAGCCATGGCGTGGTCCACGCCAAGAAGGTCGCCATC
Coding sequences within:
- the cysS gene encoding cysteine--tRNA ligase; the encoded protein is MQLYNTMTRQKEEFTPLRDNHVRMYACGITAYDYCHIGHARSAVVFDVLVRHLRHLGYDVVFARNFTDVDDKIINRANENGEDPMALALRFIAAFHEDMDRLNVLRADIEPKATEHIDEMLALTSKLIETGHAYATPSGDVYFRVRSFDAYGKLSGRDVDEMRSGARVQPGDEKEDPLDFALWKAAKPGEPTWDSPWGPGRPGWHLECSAMSDKHLQLPFDIHGGGQDLIFPHHENEIAQSEAATATEMARFWVHNGFVQVNSEKMSKSLGNFSTIRDILESYLPETLRYFLLTKHYRSPIDFTPDNMLESEKNLKRIYTARCEIRAALTREKWSGAQLPAEITEELAHIEAEWTRAMDDDINTAAALGHVFGLVRLAGRVAEDKTMRKSEGARVLWNRVQYLLSSWGTVLGVFNQDPDEFLAALRTMKIRRNRIDLSQVEELLARRAKARADKDFATSDAVRDELAAMDIEVKDTPAGQEWDVI
- a CDS encoding response regulator, encoding MPRYFPPHYDTDEKGNPVGFAIDVMNAIAKRAGLTVHYSVYDNWDLAQTALKTGQAQVIPNMGITSRRSEYAEFTSPLETFEISYFIRASAPDINTLEDLEGRRIGTVQANVGHSIVSSSPAFVEVMTDDLRDLVLLLLSGQVDAIIYPAPLVWRMARMLGIEDRIASLEPPAMEVKRAMAVARGNTALLVALDREVRHFVTEDEFEHIYVKWYGRKTPYWSAQRILLISGGLIFLTAMTLLLWRYRSVCAINRKLVQSMAERDAAQKALALREHQYSLVAQNLMEGIWVVDKQDSTIFVNSRMAEMLGLDESRLLSTKLQAFLPEDERLPAKERLQALREGHGGTYDVELRRADGTIFPTRLVTAPIQNETGEYDGTLACVLDMSETVKRMKELRVAQTTLSAASRTQSEFLAMMSHEIRTPLNGLLSMLQLLDKTRLDKEQRGFVDNALRAGRGLITLLNDVLDISRLAPDTLTVRSEPLSIAETLKTVVDSFAPEATTKGLTLGWDMAPNIPDRVYGDAQKLRQVLFNLLGNAIKFTERGGVVIMANALPYRPNQRLVIHIFVADTGIGFSENRLETSFDLQEGSSPEHCLGLGIVKRMISLMGGTLSVESAETQGTTVHFTFQVDIPAAPPYEVIEDVPAVMPEILPCILVAEDDRLSRIALERFLTHLGYPFRSVTTGKEVLDLLAQEEFGCILMDVQMPVLDGLQTTRIIRERLDLGDKAQIPIVALTAFAMEGDRDRFIAAGMNDYLPKPVELEELERLLANIAAANGTFPVEN
- the radA gene encoding DNA repair protein RadA, whose translation is MKKKSVYVCSECGSVSPRWQGQCPHCGMWNCLAEQTAPRKAGTARQAAAGAIHAPVALADFSEERAVPYSSGLDALDQVLGKGLMPGGVVLLAGDPGIGKSTLLLQLAASISRSGRRALYLSAEESLGQVHARAKRLVASPPDLLALSTTRLEDALAAIGGPDRPDLMIVDSVQTLSSDDVEGLPGSVSQVRAVSTSLIEAAKSNGATLILVGHVTKDGQIAGPKLLEHMVDTVLSLEGDRRHLYRILRVMKNRFGPSHEMVVFEMRGSGMEVVHDPSTFFLQDRNPGLSGTALVMAIDGQRPFAVEVQALVSKSFLAIPRRTALGFDANRLHLLLAVLEKRLRLNLSQVDIYTKIGGGLKMTDPGLDAGIVAAVLSSFYDRALPEGAVVWGEVDLNGQIRPVTSHDIRLKQAQRLGYGPIVGPASGGRGARTIVDLQTSLFGKG
- a CDS encoding DUF3426 domain-containing protein is translated as MVVECPNCHTTYNLDEQFATAGRKVRCTVCENIFTLSPTSAPPKAGKSEAPSEKPSARKDAAREEESFEGLGSLSFDIDEGAKPAKGGRAKTVAIVLMIFALLAGGSYAGLRFLAPQYLPAFLGGKAAMEEIAMEQAEQMEEMVKRISLESIRQYYVDNEKAGRIFVIEGRAINGFEVPKELVEVEASLFDDKNAVLDSRRLLCGNTLSLFQLQVLDQAEIEKALTDEAGVGSNNVNLQPGQEAPFMFVFFSPSDAVSEFVVKVVAVQSVDM
- the hpt gene encoding hypoxanthine phosphoribosyltransferase; the protein is MTGKNMKVVITPEEIRERVAVLGREITQRFNGEPLVVVCVLKGGFLFFADLVRTIDLDLELEFVRLASYGRGTESGELVFSKDVETTLKDKNVLIVEDIVDTGHSMDFLLRTFEERKPKALALAALVDKYERREVDVKVDFPGFHIDKGYIVGYGMDFAERFRELGGIYELVE
- a CDS encoding N-acetyltransferase encodes the protein MSSYIRKAMMQDVKAIHALLMSCASKGQLLPRSLSSLYSHLRDFHVLVDRDDERVLGCCALTIFWADHAEIRSLAVVEELKGRGFGRKLVESCLSEAVTLGVYKVFTLTYVSGFFARLGFEEVEKDVLPQKVWTDCLNCPKFPDCDETAMLLVM
- a CDS encoding TlpA family protein disulfide reductase, producing MRKGFVKRLAGGVVLSAALLGFSAPFVVGQAHADAAVAALPGNERDTVAAMDIIRAVGSARGRVVVVNFWATWCPPCRAEIPELRQLRESYSDADLLLLGVSLDDDEKAYAEFLGRTEFNYPVRRADDSVTSFFRIEGIPRIMVYDAAGKLAVNHEGMVTADELSPVVDKLLNRKE
- a CDS encoding homocysteine S-methyltransferase family protein → MPDFRRFLKESRMFAFDGGMGTLLQARGLKPGQSPEAFGLANPDIVADIHREYINAGARVVTTNTFGGTDFKLDAGLEVVSFNREMTAVARQAAGDRAFVAGDIGPTGKFCRPLGDVDFRDLVEAFKRQIRGLSEGGADLLIIETQFDLAECRAAVIAAREVCDLPVAVSMTFEDGVSLTGTRPLTFIDTMQNLGVELIGTNCSAGPEGMLEVVRAMLPRLSTPFFAQPNAGLPELEDGRTVFRLDPETFAEQIKPFVALGAKAIGGCCGTTPEHIRCASKVFEDVAWSLPEPPERDCLVLTSRAQSVAVSPHRRSKVIGERINPTGKKQLTAELQAGQFSEAFRFAKEQLACGAHILDVNVGAPMVREETLLPDLVSALVSRVQAPLCLDSTNADAIRAALDVYPGSPLVNSISGEPGRMQALGPLCKHYGAPFIMLPLLGRKLPVTASDRLAVIESLLREADDLGVPRRLIMVDALVLTVSSKPESAKACLEVIRHCRDEWNLATVCGLSNISFGLPARELLNASFLVMGMTQGLSAFIANPGSNRLMESLSSSEVLLARDPQARDFVAGYAEWKPTGGPLPGRDSHLAGAAAPVETPGQAVIAGAAEKVVELVEAELAKGRDPFEIVDSDLIPAITEVGEKYERKEYFLPQLLQSAETMQLAFEHLRPHLEAVSGGKERVKVVMATVEGDIHDIGKNIVILMLRNNGFEVIDLGKDVPAERIVETARRENAAVIGLSALMTTTMVRMEETVNLVREQGLNCKVMVGGAVVTQDYADRIGADGYSRDAVDAVKVAKALSGAVAESRGA